The Teredinibacter sp. KSP-S5-2 genome includes a window with the following:
- a CDS encoding enoyl-CoA hydratase-related protein: MTELVTTRFEGEVLVVGINRPERKNALTLPMYQALAEALSQSDLSKKAGAVVLHGGKDCFSAGFDLAELGALTEVSNENHPVIQFMNAMRHCPLPILAAVSGKAVGIGATLLLHCDLVYASKTASLRFPFVDLGLVPEFAASYLLPRLCGYGFAAESLLMAEEIPAELAYAKGIIHYLVNDPLFVALNQAQKLSKKPRSALISTKRLLREANEQVVSQTIKRENEAFSAALSSEAFGQAVKAFFQS, encoded by the coding sequence ATGACAGAGTTAGTCACAACTCGATTCGAGGGAGAGGTATTGGTGGTAGGGATTAATCGCCCAGAGCGGAAAAATGCGCTGACGCTGCCTATGTATCAGGCTCTGGCGGAAGCGCTTTCCCAGTCGGATCTCAGCAAAAAGGCCGGGGCGGTGGTACTGCATGGAGGGAAAGACTGTTTTTCTGCCGGCTTTGATTTGGCGGAGTTAGGCGCGTTGACGGAGGTGTCGAACGAGAATCATCCTGTCATTCAGTTTATGAATGCTATGCGCCATTGCCCTTTGCCGATACTGGCGGCGGTAAGTGGTAAAGCTGTGGGGATTGGCGCAACCTTGCTGCTGCATTGTGACTTGGTGTATGCCAGCAAAACCGCATCACTGCGTTTTCCGTTTGTTGATTTGGGGTTGGTGCCGGAGTTTGCCGCCAGTTATCTTTTGCCCCGTTTATGTGGTTATGGCTTTGCTGCTGAATCCCTGCTTATGGCGGAAGAAATTCCAGCCGAACTGGCATATGCCAAGGGGATCATTCATTATTTGGTGAATGACCCGCTTTTTGTGGCGCTTAATCAGGCGCAAAAACTCAGTAAAAAACCGAGGTCTGCGTTGATTTCCACCAAGCGTTTATTGCGTGAGGCGAACGAGCAGGTCGTGAGCCAAACAATAAAAAGAGAAAATGAAGCCTTCTCAGCGGCCTTGTCCAGTGAGGCTTTTGGGCAGGCAGTTAAGGCATTTTTTCAATCGTGA
- a CDS encoding glycoside hydrolase family 9 protein, with the protein MKLKTLFSVTALMVTCQYGHTVPATLATPTLPQTDFPSRTYYDAETAKQLPDIVIRGNPLAYHPKRKKHLIVMSHKELEGQKYYVINEHTKEKILKGVIGKSISGKSLYAPFDHNYTLDVSQIISEGKYTLIIDTEKHNPSFLFEVAYSSIQPSTRISEMLTHLKSTRSGTADTLYHPATHLQDKNTLIVREANKETDVPKSYRGGVDEKLGLYTVDGKYIWKSTGKNIDMLGGWYDAGDYIKFTLTNAATAYYLLEAYQTAPELFLKKRHLSKSKYNDLLDEAKHGLDYLLKTLPTDDNFIMQVGSQEDHNAGHRLPETDKLSGLRRPAFSALVPQHMGLVAAALSKASVVYRPYDEKLADNYLAFAKKIWQRANQDDVLNYYPYDQPWFYNDVSIADNLALGAAELYKATKEKKYLKAAQQLAQQAGDVTYVSWESYHLPANLALSQYDNTAKQRVLSGLDLFKRFSLSQKPNDHWDDGNIWGRPMKSVWGGLYNELHVAAAAAVLGAKGNPEYMDLAYNVVDYMFGRNNWGISFLSSQKIPQAVTQTYSQIYSLQPHIFPTGAISEGPIGKKAHDGNLGGATNRKVIEEDIANNPYNTEDEVFVDNNGDYTTMETTIWGQAVGIYLMSTIYTYEKNL; encoded by the coding sequence ATGAAACTAAAAACACTATTTTCTGTTACAGCCTTAATGGTCACCTGCCAATACGGCCATACAGTTCCCGCAACACTCGCCACACCCACATTGCCCCAAACAGACTTCCCCAGTCGTACGTACTACGACGCAGAAACAGCGAAACAGCTTCCAGACATTGTTATTCGTGGCAACCCATTGGCCTACCATCCCAAACGCAAGAAACATCTGATCGTCATGTCCCACAAAGAACTAGAGGGGCAAAAGTATTACGTCATCAACGAGCATACAAAAGAAAAAATACTGAAAGGCGTCATCGGCAAATCCATTAGTGGTAAAAGCCTGTATGCACCTTTCGACCATAACTACACACTCGATGTCAGCCAAATAATAAGTGAAGGGAAATACACGCTGATTATCGATACCGAAAAACACAATCCTTCATTCTTATTTGAGGTTGCCTACTCCAGCATCCAACCCAGCACCCGAATAAGTGAAATGCTCACGCATTTAAAATCAACGCGTAGCGGCACAGCCGATACGCTGTATCACCCAGCAACGCATTTGCAAGATAAAAACACGCTCATTGTTAGAGAAGCCAATAAAGAAACTGATGTTCCGAAATCCTACCGAGGTGGTGTAGATGAAAAACTCGGGCTGTATACCGTTGATGGAAAATACATTTGGAAATCCACAGGTAAAAATATTGACATGCTTGGCGGATGGTATGATGCCGGAGATTATATTAAATTCACCTTAACCAATGCTGCCACGGCTTATTATTTATTAGAGGCGTACCAAACCGCACCAGAGCTTTTCCTAAAGAAAAGACACTTGTCAAAATCAAAATACAATGACCTGCTCGATGAAGCCAAACACGGCCTGGATTATTTATTAAAAACTCTACCAACGGATGACAATTTTATAATGCAGGTGGGGTCGCAAGAAGACCACAACGCAGGCCACCGACTACCCGAAACCGACAAGCTCTCCGGGCTGCGACGTCCAGCATTCTCTGCACTCGTTCCACAGCATATGGGGCTGGTGGCAGCGGCTTTATCAAAAGCATCTGTTGTTTACCGACCCTACGACGAAAAGCTGGCAGACAATTATCTAGCGTTCGCGAAAAAAATCTGGCAACGAGCCAATCAAGACGATGTATTAAATTACTACCCATATGATCAACCCTGGTTTTACAACGATGTGAGTATTGCCGACAACCTGGCGTTAGGTGCAGCGGAATTATATAAAGCAACCAAAGAGAAAAAATATCTCAAGGCCGCACAACAGCTTGCTCAACAAGCTGGCGATGTCACTTATGTAAGCTGGGAGTCCTATCACCTGCCCGCCAACTTGGCTCTAAGCCAGTACGATAACACCGCCAAACAGCGAGTGCTGAGCGGGTTGGATTTATTCAAACGCTTTTCACTTTCGCAAAAACCAAACGACCATTGGGACGATGGCAATATCTGGGGACGTCCAATGAAATCGGTATGGGGCGGTTTATATAATGAATTACATGTTGCTGCTGCAGCGGCAGTACTGGGCGCAAAAGGTAACCCCGAGTATATGGACCTTGCCTACAACGTGGTGGATTATATGTTTGGCCGAAATAACTGGGGAATCAGTTTTCTATCCAGCCAAAAAATTCCACAGGCTGTAACGCAAACCTACAGCCAGATATATTCGTTACAACCACACATATTCCCAACAGGGGCAATTTCTGAAGGACCGATTGGAAAAAAAGCTCACGATGGAAATCTCGGCGGCGCGACGAATCGAAAAGTTATTGAGGAAGATATTGCCAACAACCCCTACAACACAGAAGACGAAGTTTTTGTTGATAACAATGGCGATTACACCACAATGGAAACCACCATTTGGGGACAAGCGGTGGGTATTTATTTAATGAGTACAATCTACACGTACGAGAAAAATCTTTAA
- a CDS encoding 1-acyl-sn-glycerol-3-phosphate acyltransferase, whose protein sequence is MSEFDDIRPYNDDEVADVLQQLLEDREFIDSIIALKLPKTGRFLKHVLRSVVQSKLAKQLSGVKTVADFQALIESYLGTLIDRTVTNLSVSGLEKLDKSQSYLFISNHRDIAMDPAFVNWTLFHNGFTTLRIAIGDNLLTKPFASRLMRLNKSFIVNRSATKPREKLKAAKLLSRYIQHSLHQDNENIWIAQREGRAKDGIDRTNPAIINMFALSKEKAQNFAEFIGNSRIVPVTISYEYDPCDEAKARELYHKETFGSYTKDEHEDVQSIAMGISGYKGAVHLAFGEPLTGTFEDADQVAEVLDERVNSAYVLHPTNCFAYEMLMGEAPKVAVGNQAEDFTKKSWQKEREEFLARIDGIDARWKKILLQGYANPVLTKLGQHHEHDK, encoded by the coding sequence ATGTCAGAGTTCGACGATATTCGCCCGTATAACGACGATGAAGTGGCCGATGTACTGCAGCAGCTACTGGAAGACCGGGAGTTTATCGACTCCATAATTGCGTTAAAGCTGCCCAAAACTGGTCGGTTTCTCAAGCATGTGCTTCGATCTGTGGTTCAAAGCAAGTTAGCCAAGCAGCTTTCCGGTGTAAAAACAGTTGCTGATTTTCAGGCTCTGATCGAATCCTACCTTGGGACGCTCATTGATCGAACCGTCACCAATCTATCCGTTTCCGGTCTGGAAAAGCTGGACAAATCCCAGTCCTATTTGTTTATTAGCAACCATCGCGATATTGCGATGGATCCGGCCTTCGTAAACTGGACATTGTTCCACAACGGTTTCACCACTTTGCGTATTGCCATCGGTGATAACTTGCTGACCAAACCTTTTGCTTCGCGGCTGATGCGTTTGAACAAAAGCTTTATTGTGAATCGCTCGGCAACCAAACCACGGGAAAAACTAAAAGCCGCAAAGCTTTTATCCCGTTATATCCAGCATTCACTGCATCAGGACAATGAAAATATCTGGATCGCGCAGCGGGAAGGGCGAGCAAAAGACGGTATTGACCGAACTAATCCGGCCATTATTAATATGTTTGCTTTAAGCAAGGAAAAAGCGCAGAACTTTGCTGAGTTTATTGGCAACAGTCGAATTGTGCCGGTGACCATTTCTTACGAATATGATCCATGTGATGAAGCCAAAGCGCGAGAGCTTTATCACAAGGAAACATTTGGCAGTTATACCAAAGATGAACACGAGGATGTGCAAAGTATCGCAATGGGAATATCCGGCTACAAAGGCGCAGTGCATCTAGCGTTTGGTGAACCTTTAACGGGTACTTTTGAAGATGCGGATCAGGTGGCGGAAGTTTTGGATGAGCGTGTGAATAGTGCTTATGTTCTGCACCCAACAAATTGTTTCGCTTATGAAATGCTGATGGGCGAAGCACCGAAAGTTGCAGTTGGTAACCAGGCCGAAGACTTTACTAAAAAGTCCTGGCAAAAAGAGCGTGAGGAGTTTCTTGCCCGTATTGATGGAATTGATGCGCGCTGGAAGAAAATACTCTTACAGGGGTATGCCAACCCGGTACTGACCAAGCTGGGTCAGCACCACGAACACGATAAATAA
- the argS gene encoding arginine--tRNA ligase — protein sequence MNIRAFLNDRVRNAMSDVGIPADYSPNVSISKKEGFGDYQANGAMAAAKALKSNPRDIAQSIVGSLELGQIAETVEIAGPGFINIHLSNDWLAQQLQEISAEIQKSTATEEEPHNVVIDYSSPNLAKEMHVGHLRSTIIGDAIARVLEFLGHNVVRQNHVGDWGTQFGMLITELEEQMQSGDAAEFALQDLEGFYQQAKKRFDDDPEFANTAREYVVKLQSGDPKVLKLWEQFKSVSLHHSEEIYKKLNVTLTPQDVRGESAYNDQLKPIVDYLKEEGLAVEDDGATVVFLQELADKNGTPSPVIVQKKDGGYLYATTDLAALKYRAEELDADRVLYFIDARQSLHMQQVFTLAHKAKLVDEWTSLEHHAFGTMMGKDGKPFKTRDGGTVKLAALLDEAIERAHAIVKENQDLTEEESLNIAQKVGIGAVKYADLSKTRTNDYIFNWDSMLSFEGNTGPYMQYAYTRVRSVFRKAEIDMADFNAEIKIEAPQEKALALKTLQFSEVVEQVANDAYPHVLCNYLYDLASLFMSFYEACPILKEGTEEDVKNSRLMISKAVATTLETGLDLLGIEVMEKM from the coding sequence ATGAATATACGAGCTTTTCTGAATGACCGAGTCCGCAATGCTATGTCCGATGTGGGCATACCCGCAGACTATAGCCCTAATGTTTCCATCAGTAAAAAAGAAGGTTTTGGTGATTACCAGGCCAATGGCGCTATGGCCGCGGCCAAGGCATTGAAAAGCAATCCACGGGATATCGCTCAATCCATCGTAGGCAGCCTGGAACTCGGGCAGATCGCAGAAACAGTCGAGATCGCTGGCCCAGGGTTTATCAATATCCACCTGAGCAATGACTGGTTGGCCCAACAGCTACAGGAAATTTCCGCCGAGATCCAAAAGTCCACCGCCACCGAGGAAGAACCTCACAATGTGGTGATTGACTACTCTTCCCCCAACCTGGCGAAAGAGATGCACGTCGGCCACCTGCGCTCCACCATTATCGGCGATGCCATCGCCCGCGTACTCGAATTCTTGGGCCACAATGTTGTACGCCAAAACCACGTTGGCGACTGGGGAACCCAGTTCGGCATGCTGATTACCGAGTTGGAAGAGCAAATGCAAAGCGGTGACGCTGCAGAATTTGCCTTACAGGATCTGGAAGGCTTTTATCAACAAGCAAAAAAACGCTTTGATGACGACCCCGAGTTTGCTAACACAGCGCGGGAGTATGTTGTGAAGCTGCAATCCGGTGACCCGAAAGTGCTTAAGCTTTGGGAGCAATTCAAGTCAGTTTCCTTGCACCACAGCGAAGAGATATACAAAAAGCTGAATGTCACATTGACCCCGCAGGATGTTCGCGGCGAGAGCGCATACAACGACCAGCTCAAACCGATAGTCGACTACCTCAAAGAGGAAGGACTGGCCGTTGAAGACGATGGCGCAACAGTGGTATTTCTGCAGGAACTGGCAGACAAAAACGGCACACCCAGCCCGGTTATTGTGCAGAAAAAAGACGGCGGTTACCTATATGCAACAACCGACCTTGCCGCATTGAAATACCGCGCAGAAGAGTTAGACGCAGACCGGGTGTTGTACTTTATCGATGCCCGTCAGTCCTTGCATATGCAGCAGGTGTTCACCCTTGCACACAAAGCCAAGCTTGTCGACGAATGGACCAGCCTGGAGCACCACGCATTCGGCACCATGATGGGTAAAGATGGCAAGCCATTTAAAACCCGTGATGGCGGCACAGTTAAGCTTGCCGCACTATTAGATGAAGCAATTGAACGCGCTCACGCCATAGTGAAAGAAAACCAGGACCTGACGGAAGAAGAGAGCCTGAATATTGCGCAGAAAGTTGGGATTGGTGCGGTAAAGTACGCAGACTTATCTAAAACCCGTACCAACGATTACATATTTAATTGGGATTCAATGCTCAGCTTTGAAGGTAATACCGGCCCATACATGCAGTACGCCTACACACGAGTTCGCAGTGTGTTCCGCAAGGCCGAAATCGATATGGCCGACTTCAATGCAGAAATTAAAATTGAAGCGCCGCAAGAAAAAGCACTGGCATTAAAAACCCTTCAGTTTTCTGAAGTGGTGGAACAGGTTGCCAATGATGCGTACCCTCATGTGCTATGTAATTACTTGTACGACTTGGCCAGTTTGTTTATGAGTTTTTATGAGGCCTGCCCGATACTGAAAGAAGGCACTGAGGAAGACGTGAAAAACAGTCGACTTATGATCAGCAAAGCGGTTGCCACCACATTGGAAACCGGCCTGGATTTGCTTGGCATCGAAGTAATGGAAAAAATGTAA
- a CDS encoding SDR family oxidoreductase gives MAIRFDYSGKTVVVVGGTSGINQGIAREFAIVGARVAVASRNLEKVERTVAELEELGAEAMGFIADVRQLDAVEEGFQSVADRWGRFDVLVSGAAGNFPAMANDMSSNAFRSVIEIDLLGTFHVLKAAFPHLKPGASVINISAPQASVPMVAQSHVCAAKAGVDMVTRSLALEWAESGVRVNSVVPGPIEETEGVDRLAPTEKMRWQLEQSIPAGRLGKKRDVANLCLFLGAEESAFINGAVIPVDGGFSLAGAAITGSYLKKMLKNS, from the coding sequence ATGGCCATTCGTTTTGATTACTCCGGAAAAACCGTGGTGGTGGTGGGTGGTACCAGCGGTATTAACCAGGGCATAGCGCGGGAGTTCGCCATAGTGGGGGCCAGGGTGGCCGTTGCCAGCCGTAATCTGGAGAAGGTTGAGCGCACGGTTGCCGAGTTGGAAGAGCTGGGGGCGGAAGCCATGGGGTTTATTGCGGACGTGCGTCAATTGGATGCCGTGGAAGAAGGGTTTCAGTCCGTTGCTGACCGTTGGGGCCGTTTTGATGTGCTGGTTTCCGGTGCTGCGGGTAACTTCCCTGCAATGGCCAACGATATGTCCAGCAATGCCTTCAGGTCAGTGATTGAAATTGATTTGCTCGGCACATTTCATGTTTTAAAGGCGGCCTTTCCGCATTTAAAACCGGGTGCCAGTGTAATTAATATTTCTGCCCCTCAGGCCTCGGTGCCTATGGTGGCCCAGAGTCATGTATGTGCGGCCAAAGCAGGGGTGGATATGGTCACGCGCAGCCTGGCTCTGGAATGGGCCGAATCTGGTGTTCGAGTAAATAGTGTGGTGCCTGGGCCTATCGAAGAAACCGAAGGGGTGGATCGACTGGCACCGACAGAGAAGATGCGCTGGCAGCTTGAGCAAAGCATTCCAGCAGGGCGGTTGGGGAAAAAGCGGGATGTAGCCAACCTGTGCCTGTTTCTGGGAGCAGAGGAGTCTGCTTTTATTAACGGCGCGGTTATTCCTGTAGATGGTGGTTTTTCGCTCGCCGGGGCGGCCATTACCGGTAGCTATTTGAAAAAAATGTTAAAAAACAGCTAA
- a CDS encoding polymer-forming cytoskeletal protein has product MKRLFQKDRKGQDDKAIDEVREKETLEEVEEEKDQEELGVNPMLGNKSEPQKAAPESRPAEPKVVSTPSPTPITPQSSKAQPVAVIGPKIRFKGELVGEEDLLIQGQVEGTIDLKDNNLTIGEQGSIKANVLAKTITVEGSVEGDLFGQERISILSSSNVKGNVVADRVTLEDGAKFRGSIDMDVESRKSDFQKVTDSSTSSSSSPAKKSTTETA; this is encoded by the coding sequence ATGAAGAGATTGTTTCAAAAGGACCGGAAAGGTCAAGACGATAAAGCTATAGACGAAGTTCGAGAAAAAGAAACTCTAGAAGAAGTTGAAGAAGAAAAAGATCAAGAAGAATTAGGAGTTAACCCGATGCTTGGTAATAAAAGTGAACCACAAAAAGCCGCTCCAGAATCTCGCCCGGCTGAACCAAAAGTTGTATCTACACCTTCGCCAACACCTATCACGCCTCAATCATCCAAAGCACAACCTGTTGCTGTTATCGGCCCGAAAATTCGCTTTAAAGGGGAATTGGTTGGTGAAGAAGACCTGTTAATACAAGGTCAGGTTGAAGGAACTATTGATTTAAAAGACAACAATTTAACCATTGGTGAGCAAGGTTCCATTAAAGCCAACGTACTGGCCAAAACTATCACGGTAGAAGGCAGTGTTGAAGGTGACTTGTTCGGTCAAGAGCGAATCTCCATTCTTTCATCAAGTAATGTAAAAGGTAACGTTGTCGCAGACAGAGTAACCCTGGAAGATGGTGCCAAGTTCCGTGGTTCTATTGATATGGATGTGGAATCTCGAAAATCAGATTTTCAAAAAGTAACAGATTCTTCCACTTCATCTTCATCGTCACCAGCAAAAAAATCTACGACCGAAACGGCGTAA
- the dinG gene encoding ATP-dependent DNA helicase DinG, with protein sequence MPLSDSTKKTIQTAYSKFLENKELTPRYGQRLMIAEVAKALGNIELDGEGLRTNTPHVAVVEAGTGTGKTVGYLLPSIVMAQALDKTVIVATATVALQEQIIFKDLPELIRHTPLEFQFRLAKGRGRYLCLAKLDAILSSADDQFIPLYEDEAGLISAEDSELYGDMMGKLGRGEWDGDRDNWSAEIMPAAWQRVTTDHRQCSGRKCSHVRQCAFFKAREALGEADCIVANHDLVLADLSLGGGAILPAPEQCIYVFDEGHHLADKALNHFSCHTRYKSTIRWLGQSEGQWPSIVEPLSEASYFMQLSVPLESTLKATRSIMEAYLPQMDALVQSADQTQQKIQLRFAQGVVPGDLELFAQDLAAQFAELVQVLTKMHKELGELMEEDHPAVPLVDLESIYPVVGSWLHRAEANMELWESYSDTKHKANWPVARWITVVTFNDIADYEIVSSPILASKALEKDLWSRCCGAVVTSATLTALNSFDRFKQRTGTYDHATYNVVPSPFDFNAMGLLTIPEGAIDANNAVAHTDSVVELLPQIIDVKAGTLVLFASRKQMVDVHEELPDDLRRIVLMQGAESKQLLIKKHKTRIENGNGSVIFGLASFSEGVDLPGNYCSHVIIAKIPFSVPDDPIEAALAEWVEANGGNAFMQISVPDAAMRLVQACGRLLRTESDTGTISILDRRLISKRYGKALLNSLPNFRRDF encoded by the coding sequence TTGCCACTAAGTGATAGCACCAAAAAAACGATTCAAACTGCCTACTCGAAGTTTCTGGAAAATAAAGAATTAACTCCACGCTATGGGCAGCGGTTAATGATCGCTGAAGTGGCAAAAGCGCTGGGAAATATTGAGCTGGATGGCGAAGGGCTACGTACCAATACGCCCCATGTTGCCGTGGTTGAAGCGGGAACCGGTACGGGGAAAACCGTCGGCTATTTACTGCCTTCCATTGTGATGGCGCAAGCGCTGGATAAAACCGTAATCGTGGCCACGGCCACGGTTGCCCTGCAAGAGCAAATTATTTTTAAAGACTTACCCGAACTGATTCGTCACACGCCTTTGGAATTTCAATTTCGTTTGGCAAAGGGGCGTGGCCGATATTTGTGTCTAGCCAAACTGGATGCAATTTTATCCAGTGCAGACGATCAGTTTATTCCTCTCTACGAAGATGAAGCCGGTTTAATTAGCGCCGAAGACAGTGAACTCTACGGCGATATGATGGGTAAACTTGGTCGAGGTGAGTGGGATGGGGACCGCGATAACTGGTCAGCGGAAATCATGCCCGCTGCCTGGCAACGGGTGACGACTGATCACCGTCAATGTTCGGGGCGAAAGTGCAGTCACGTTCGTCAATGTGCTTTTTTTAAAGCGCGGGAAGCATTGGGTGAAGCGGATTGCATTGTTGCCAACCACGATTTGGTCTTGGCGGATTTGTCCCTTGGTGGTGGTGCGATTTTGCCTGCACCGGAGCAGTGCATTTATGTGTTTGATGAAGGCCACCACCTTGCCGACAAAGCGCTAAATCATTTCAGTTGCCATACCCGTTACAAAAGCACCATTCGTTGGTTGGGGCAAAGTGAGGGGCAATGGCCGTCCATTGTCGAGCCTCTGTCCGAAGCCAGTTATTTTATGCAGTTGTCGGTGCCGCTAGAGTCCACGCTTAAGGCAACTCGCTCCATTATGGAAGCCTACCTTCCGCAAATGGATGCGCTTGTTCAAAGTGCGGATCAAACCCAGCAAAAAATACAGCTCCGTTTTGCTCAAGGTGTGGTGCCGGGAGATTTAGAACTCTTCGCTCAAGACCTTGCAGCGCAGTTTGCAGAATTGGTTCAGGTGCTGACAAAAATGCACAAAGAGCTGGGGGAACTGATGGAAGAAGATCATCCTGCCGTTCCATTAGTCGACTTGGAAAGCATTTATCCTGTTGTTGGCTCCTGGTTGCATAGGGCGGAAGCCAATATGGAGTTATGGGAAAGTTATTCTGATACCAAGCACAAAGCCAACTGGCCGGTTGCGCGCTGGATTACTGTGGTGACCTTTAACGATATTGCGGATTATGAAATTGTCTCGAGCCCAATATTAGCCTCAAAAGCACTGGAAAAAGATTTGTGGTCTCGTTGCTGTGGTGCCGTGGTGACTTCTGCAACACTGACGGCATTAAATTCGTTTGATCGGTTTAAGCAGCGTACCGGTACTTATGATCATGCGACTTATAATGTTGTGCCCAGCCCGTTTGATTTTAATGCAATGGGGCTGCTCACTATTCCTGAAGGCGCGATTGATGCAAATAATGCGGTCGCCCATACGGACAGTGTTGTTGAACTGTTGCCGCAGATAATTGATGTCAAAGCGGGCACACTGGTTTTGTTTGCCTCACGCAAACAAATGGTTGATGTACACGAAGAACTGCCGGATGACTTGCGTAGAATTGTGTTAATGCAGGGTGCTGAATCGAAGCAACTTTTAATAAAAAAACACAAAACGCGCATAGAAAACGGTAACGGGTCCGTTATTTTTGGTTTGGCCAGTTTTTCTGAAGGTGTTGATCTTCCGGGGAATTACTGCTCCCACGTGATTATTGCAAAAATTCCTTTCTCTGTTCCGGATGACCCGATTGAGGCCGCGTTAGCTGAATGGGTGGAAGCCAATGGTGGAAATGCATTTATGCAAATAAGTGTTCCAGATGCGGCCATGCGGTTAGTTCAGGCTTGTGGTCGTTTATTGCGAACGGAATCGGATACGGGAACAATTTCTATTTTGGATCGACGTCTGATATCAAAACGCTACGGTAAAGCGTTACTCAATTCCTTGCCAAATTTCCGCCGGGATTTTTAA
- a CDS encoding class I SAM-dependent methyltransferase, producing the protein MFLHKSPGLAAIYNEIKSSQRNRVLDLGPMVAANFSFFSQLSCKIHFENLDEFIQEYGKLSTQNLIYRLERYLLAHKEGEKFDVILSWDIFNYLELEAVQALLEKLKQHCKPDTLLHMFKYVSDDIPVLPRKFAIKDTQHVAIDTVDMRKRHVPQHNTSQLLKKIPEYYLQSTVVGMDGMHSAISEYVLRFQPNLALRKKHATRTEVLQTTSSILTKGLLRHQSPALESVVSYLRHRKGTRVLDLGLKNSKNANFWQQYADEVYTEDLISSLRWWRSTQSLKPGDNGYLPISPQLLSYSSETKFDVILGWDIFNYCSQQQLRALGERLSPYCTPETKLLCFMYPETAMPAKPGNFLLRSPTELVYSKPEKLVKVKNAATSASLMKLMAGFGIRNTFILRPGMQKGITELLFEYRGNLAARVAAQEKAS; encoded by the coding sequence ATGTTCCTGCATAAATCTCCTGGCCTTGCTGCCATATATAATGAAATAAAATCCTCGCAACGAAATCGAGTACTTGATCTCGGGCCGATGGTGGCTGCGAACTTTTCTTTTTTCTCTCAACTGAGTTGTAAAATTCACTTCGAAAATCTGGATGAGTTTATTCAGGAATACGGCAAACTTTCCACGCAAAATTTAATCTATCGCCTTGAGCGTTATTTGCTTGCTCATAAAGAGGGCGAGAAGTTTGACGTAATATTAAGTTGGGATATTTTTAATTATCTCGAACTGGAGGCTGTGCAGGCGTTGTTGGAAAAACTAAAACAGCATTGCAAGCCCGATACACTGTTGCATATGTTTAAGTATGTCAGTGACGATATTCCTGTGCTGCCAAGAAAATTTGCTATCAAGGACACGCAACACGTTGCAATTGATACGGTCGATATGCGGAAACGGCATGTCCCCCAGCACAATACCTCTCAACTGTTAAAAAAAATCCCCGAGTATTATTTACAAAGTACTGTGGTTGGAATGGATGGCATGCACTCTGCTATTTCTGAGTATGTTTTACGTTTCCAGCCTAACTTGGCGTTGCGAAAAAAACATGCGACACGAACCGAAGTGCTTCAAACAACCAGCTCCATTCTGACTAAAGGTTTACTGCGTCATCAATCGCCAGCTCTTGAATCTGTGGTGTCCTATCTGCGTCACCGAAAAGGCACTCGCGTTTTGGATCTGGGTTTGAAAAACAGTAAAAACGCAAATTTCTGGCAACAATATGCCGATGAGGTGTATACCGAAGACTTGATATCGTCGCTTCGCTGGTGGCGCTCTACACAATCGCTAAAGCCGGGTGATAATGGGTATTTACCTATTAGCCCTCAGCTCTTGAGTTATTCATCTGAAACTAAATTCGACGTAATTTTGGGTTGGGACATTTTTAATTATTGCTCTCAGCAGCAGTTGCGTGCTTTGGGTGAGCGTTTGAGCCCCTACTGTACACCGGAAACAAAATTGTTGTGTTTTATGTATCCCGAAACCGCAATGCCCGCAAAACCGGGTAATTTTCTGCTTCGGTCGCCTACTGAGCTGGTTTATTCCAAACCCGAAAAATTAGTGAAAGTGAAAAATGCGGCGACTTCGGCTTCGTTAATGAAGCTGATGGCTGGCTTTGGTATAAGGAACACATTTATTTTAAGGCCTGGGATGCAAAAGGGGATAACCGAGTTGTTGTTTGAATATCGGGGAAACCTGGCTGCCAGAGTGGCAGCGCAGGAAAAGGCTTCATAG